The Thermodesulfobacteriota bacterium sequence ATCCTCGTCACACGGCTGAGATTGAACGGCGTATGTCGAATGGTAACGGGCTATTGGTGAATGAAGGAGCCAGCAGGGGAAATATGTTTTCAGGTGATGCTTCTGATGTCATGTTTACATTTAGCACACTTACAGGACTTTCCAGAATTCATACCAAAAATTACTACCATTATTTCATAAATCCATATAATTTTGCACGAATGATCGAGTTATTTATCTGGGATATCATACTGGAGAAATATGCTGCATGGAAGCAAAGGTTAATGGATGAGCGCCCTCGAATCAAAAGAAGAGGTGCATATCCGATTCTGAGGGCATTTACAACTATTTTCCTCAGGGAACTTAGTATTTATATGTTAATTGGAGATATGTTCAAGGGGATACCTTCAGCTTATACCACCTTTGTCGGCTACGATGAGGTTGCACATCATTCAGGTATTGAACGGCCTGACGCAATTGACGTCTTGACAAAGCTCGACCATCAGTTCGCAAGACTAGAGGAAGCAGCGAATCAATCCCCCAGGCAATATCATTTTGTCGTTCTTTCAGACCACGGTCAAAGTCAGGGGGCTACATTCAGGCAAAGGTACGACATGACCTTAGAAGAATTTGTAAGGAAATTGGTTTCTGAGCAACACACCGTTGAAAGTACAGAACATGCCAGCGAGGGCTGGGGTAGTCTCAATGCCTTTCTAACTGAATTCATGAAGAATGAAGAACGACTAGCATCGCGTATTCTGAGAGGGATTATTAAACCGAGAACCTACAGTGGTAGTGTAATATTAGGACCGGATCACAGGTATTATGTGCACGAAAAAAGGTTTATAGAAAAGAAAGCAGCGGAAGTAGTAGTGTTGCCGTCAGGAAATTTGGGACTGGTTTATTTCACTAACTGGAAGGAACGATTAAGCTATGAGAAAATCAAAGAAAACTTTCCAAACGTGATACCTGGTTTGATTGAGCATCCTGGAATCGGCTTCATAATGGTCCATTCGGAAGGAAATGGACCAATGGTCATTGGCGCTAATGGAACCCAGTTTTTAGAAAATGGAAGAGTTGAAGGGAACGATCCACTCAAAAATTTCAGTCCCAATGCTCCCGAACATATTAAACGAAGCGACACATTTCCACATGTGCCTGATATCCTAGTAAACAGTCTTTATGATCCAGAAGCCGATGAAGTAGCAGCCTTTGAGGAACTGGTTGGCTCACATGGCGGATTGGGAGGTTATCAATCACTACCCTTTGTTTTATACCCATCCGATTGGGAAATGCCTAAAGAAAAAATAGTGGGTGCTACATCAGTCTACTCATTATTGAAAGCATGGGTTAACCAGTTTTCAGATTCAGAAGCCTAAAGCCATATAAAAAAATACCAAACGGTTATTGACCTCGGGTAGATTCGGGTTTCTTCACACAGCGTGTTTTTCTCAACGATAGCCGAGGTTTTCGAACCTCGGAAAGAATGGGTAGGTCGCGAATCCATTCGACAATGCCTCTCCTGAGCTATGCCGAAGCGCTCGGGACAGACCTACCCGTGACATCTGGTAAACCGGCCAGCAAGCATGTCCTGAGTAACACCGAAGGAACCGGGTGACTAGCCATTTTTGCAACATTTTTGATCCCAATACCAAGTGTAGGAGCCGACCCCACAGCCGACAGCATGTCATACAAACCCGAAGAGAAGTTTCAGTCCCGATTAACTCTAATACCTGCCCCACACTCTCCTTATTACGATGAAAACTGGAATTAGCAGATATACTGGAATCGATGGCTTAACACCAGTCAATGCAATAGAACAACCTCCGCCGCCTTGTGGGGTGTTATCATTACTATCCAGGTGGTCGAAAATCCCATCTCCGTCTGAATCAAGAAATTCAACGGGTGTGCCAGTTGCTGGATGACAACTATCTGCCACTCCATCACCATTCAGATCCTCCGAATCATCTTGCACCCCATCTCCATCCACATCTAATCCCCCCATTGTTTCATTAGCATCCGTTACCCCGTCGTTATCTGAATCCGAATCAACGAAGTCGGGTGCTTCATCATTGTCTGTATCCGTTAGAGGTAATGCGACACCTCCTTGGTCAGGATCCTGAGCATCATTGAGCCCATCTTCGTCTGAATCAGCAAAATTATCAACAACACAGTCACGATCCTCATCAAGACCACCACCCTCTAGAATGTCACAAATACAATCCCCATCCGAATCCAGATCGAGCTCATTAGGAAGTCTATCTCCATCCGGATCATCGGGAATTTCTCTCTGCAAAGATACTGAACCTCTTTGAGAATTCATTTCAGTGGAAGCGGATTCTTCCGTATTAGGTATGCCGTCATTATCTGAATCAAAATCATTTTCGTTGGTTACTCCATCATTATCTTTATCACCGTCACACCAAAATGTAACTGTATAGTCTTGACCACTAATCGGCGGGGCACTTTTTGGACAGGTATAGAGCCCACCCGATAATCCAGGTGGGCTATTGTTATCATCGAATGCCCAGGCATAGATCCCACCACCATTCGTATTGTTGCCACATGCCTTTTGGATGTTTTCAATATATATAGTGGAAGGTTTCTGAGTCATTGTAATAGGATCTGTAAAAGACGGCCAGACAGCGGTTCTACCGGTTGCTGCATCGCATTCTCCATAGGGATCGCAGAACTGATATGGAGCGCTCAGGCCACAAGCAGAGAGGGTGCATGTCCCCCCTTTTCCAAATGTAGAGAAACAATTTCCAGCTGGTTGAACTGGTGATATGTTATAAGGGGCGGGATTGCAGCCAAGCCTCGCCTGCTCGTCTGCAGTAAAATTAGTGAATGGTGGAACCCCAGGGAAAGCCGCCATGGTTCCAGGCGACAGACATGTTCCTAAATGGGTATCCGTATCTTTTCTGATGTCCCATTGATTAGTCATAGGATTCCAAAGAACTAGATTGTACGGACATACGCCATCTAGACTCTTACACTGTCCCCCTGCTATTATGCAATCCTGATTGTCAGGGGTAATTGTTACTCTTAAATTGAATCCGGCGACCGCACTTACATCGTAGTTATCTAAACCATTACAGTTTGGTTCTCCGCCATCAAACGTAAATTCGGCCAGGGTGACTGGCTGAGGTTGCGTGCCATCTGTTCCACAATTATTAAAACCACCGCAATCACCCCCGGTACATTCCAAACTTGGTCCATTTACGGTACAACCTGTTCTAGCTGCAAAATCTGCTGAGGTATAACAAAATGGAATGGTAAGACCCCTACTCTCACCCGCAGGTATTTCCCAGGTTGGACTTCCATCGCTCCCCCAAGGGGGTGGTAACCCACCAGCACGATTTCTTGAACAATTGCCAGTGGCTGCCTTTCCCGCGCTACTTGCATCACAAAGCAGAGGCGCATCTCCATTGAAACCATTATACGCCGCAATCCAAATTGATTCCGTACCACATTTATTTGTGAACGTTATCTTATGA is a genomic window containing:
- a CDS encoding phage holin family protein, translated to MGLRRELSEFFTFAWFTRILIIWALEITALLFLVAILPGLSVANWATAIWTILLISLLNALIWPALLYFTMPFTVLTFILLTLVFNCLIIWLSGQIDPGFESLGYWSISLAALGLTVTNTFLIGLLAIDFHESYHRYVIEQFSSKKANPEKFNTAGVIFLEIDGLSAPVLRRAIEKGQMPTLARWLAKGTHRLIEWECDLSSQTAASQAGILHGNNFDIPAFRWYEKDNKRIMVSNHPRHTAEIERRMSNGNGLLVNEGASRGNMFSGDASDVMFTFSTLTGLSRIHTKNYYHYFINPYNFARMIELFIWDIILEKYAAWKQRLMDERPRIKRRGAYPILRAFTTIFLRELSIYMLIGDMFKGIPSAYTTFVGYDEVAHHSGIERPDAIDVLTKLDHQFARLEEAANQSPRQYHFVVLSDHGQSQGATFRQRYDMTLEEFVRKLVSEQHTVESTEHASEGWGSLNAFLTEFMKNEERLASRILRGIIKPRTYSGSVILGPDHRYYVHEKRFIEKKAAEVVVLPSGNLGLVYFTNWKERLSYEKIKENFPNVIPGLIEHPGIGFIMVHSEGNGPMVIGANGTQFLENGRVEGNDPLKNFSPNAPEHIKRSDTFPHVPDILVNSLYDPEADEVAAFEELVGSHGGLGGYQSLPFVLYPSDWEMPKEKIVGATSVYSLLKAWVNQFSDSEA
- a CDS encoding thaumatin family protein encodes the protein MSKNNWVKFVVLFVLVSVISTWIDRHGYALGQDCQQPASVPACTGDDATICSGCAPNQFCCTKSLPGGCNDSFEDLCKFTTCMSDPGSICLIPSPTPTPTPSPTPTPTPSPSSANHKITFTNKCGTESIWIAAYNGFNGDAPLLCDASSAGKAATGNCSRNRAGGLPPPWGSDGSPTWEIPAGESRGLTIPFCYTSADFAARTGCTVNGPSLECTGGDCGGFNNCGTDGTQPQPVTLAEFTFDGGEPNCNGLDNYDVSAVAGFNLRVTITPDNQDCIIAGGQCKSLDGVCPYNLVLWNPMTNQWDIRKDTDTHLGTCLSPGTMAAFPGVPPFTNFTADEQARLGCNPAPYNISPVQPAGNCFSTFGKGGTCTLSACGLSAPYQFCDPYGECDAATGRTAVWPSFTDPITMTQKPSTIYIENIQKACGNNTNGGGIYAWAFDDNNSPPGLSGGLYTCPKSAPPISGQDYTVTFWCDGDKDNDGVTNENDFDSDNDGIPNTEESASTEMNSQRGSVSLQREIPDDPDGDRLPNELDLDSDGDCICDILEGGGLDEDRDCVVDNFADSDEDGLNDAQDPDQGGVALPLTDTDNDEAPDFVDSDSDNDGVTDANETMGGLDVDGDGVQDDSEDLNGDGVADSCHPATGTPVEFLDSDGDGIFDHLDSNDNTPQGGGGCSIALTGVKPSIPVYLLIPVFIVIRRVWGRY